A stretch of DNA from Bacteroidota bacterium:
AAGTGTTCCAGTGGTTTTCTGAACCTCAAAGCCTGCCTTTGAAGCAATAGAATAAAACTCCTGTAACCCAATAAAAGTTATTATCAAAAACAGGATGAAAAACAATACCGGATGAACTATTATTGCACCTATTAGTACTGCAATAAAAATTGCTCCTGTTATACTTCTTGTCAGCATATTAAAAATCTTTAAGTAACTGCATTGCCTTTAAAACATCAGCAGTATTAACATATAATTCTATTTCACCAAAGGAAAGATAGGACGAATCTTTTTTATTTAATGAAACACTTTGAATATCATTTTTTTTAAGGACAGCTTTAATAAGTTCTGTTTTATGAATGTCATCAGTTTGATAAATTTTTACCCATTCTTTTTCCATTGGCGGTAAAATTAGGATTTTTACTTATTCAATATGGTTTTTTCATACTTTTGCTTAAATGATAAACAAATTTAATGTAAGAGTTTATGGATTATTCATCAATAAAAAGAAAGAGATATTGATTATTGATGAATATAGAAATGGTTTTAAATTCACAAAATTTCCCGGGGGAGGGCTTGAGTTCGGTGAAGGTACTATTGAATGCCTTGAGCGAGAATGCATGGAAGAACTAAACCAGGAAGTTCGAATTCTAAGTCATTTTTATACGACAGATTTTTTTCAACAATCCGCATTCAATAAAAAAGAACAACTAATTAGTATTTATTATTTAATGGACATTGAAGATCCTTATAATTTTAAAATTGCTGAAAAAGAATTTGATTTTAAAGAATTGAAAGAAGGAGCTGAATCTTTTCGTATTAAATCCCTGGAAAAAATACAAACGGATGAGCTCATGTTTCCGATTGATAAAAAGGTTCTGCTAATGCTTAAAGAAAAAATGCTTTAGTTTTTATTTGAAATAATTCTAAAATTTAAAAAAGGTAATAATCAAAATGAAAAATAACAATTTACTAATAAAGTATACAATTGGTATATTTTTAATTTTAATAACCCTTGGTTCCTGCGCACCAACCCGCTTTGTTAAACCTTTGGAAAAAGATCAAAAAGCAGTTGCCTTTAATCTTGGAGGTCCTTTAATTGGTTTTGCAGGCACAACTATTCCAATTCCCTTTACGGCTTTAACATACGGACAAGGATTAAACGCTAAAACAACTGCATTTGGAAGTATTCATACCACTTCGCTTTTATATGGAAACATCCAAAGTGATATAGGTGTATTGAGAGAAATTAAAGCTTATGATACTACAAATGCCTTAATTCCGGGAATATCAATGGTATTGGCAGGGAATTTTATTTATGGCACATTTGAAAAAAAAGCAAAATTATGGCCACAAGGTGATTTGAATTTTTACTGGGACATTAATAAAAAAAGGCATTTCATTTATTTAGGCATATCCAATTGGTTTGAATTTGCCACAAAAAAAGCGCATGAACAAGCTCAAACAAAAAATTGGTTTATTAATCCACATTTTGGAATTAGCGGTCAAGGAAAAAAATGGAACAGTCAATTGGAAATGAAGTATTTGGCACCAGGAATAAGCAATCAAAACATAGTTGTGGATTACGCATCATTTGGAAATACTGGTGCAATTGGAGTTTATTATAGTATTACACGTAAATTTTAGTAAGATGTATAAAAATATATGTATTGCAGCTATTCTTCTTTTTCTAACATCTTGTCTTAGAGTGGATGAAAACCTGTTTAACCCGGATACAACCATAACAGCATATAAAATGGATGAATTTGAGGGTGAAGTCGATTTTATTCTTGATAACAACTATAAAATTCCTGAAAATTTAGTCCATGTATTTACGCTTGATTCTGAAGGGAAAACGATTCATGGCATATATATAGGAGATACTGCTAAAATAAAAACAGATACAGTAATAATGTATTGCCATGGAAATAAATGGCATATGGATTTCTACTGGCAACGTGCAAAACTTTTGGCTCATTCAGGTCATAAAAACAGGTTTGGAGTTCTTATGATTGATTATACAGGATTTGGATTGTCAAAAGGAGATCCCACAGAGCAGGCCTTATATGAGAATACCAGTTCAGCAATTGAATGGTTAAAACTAAAGGGTTTAACAAGTGAACGTCTTGTAATATATGGCTTTAGTCTTGGCTCGGCACCTGCAATCAACCTTACGGCAAATCCTAAAGCCTTAATTCCTGCAAAGCTAATTGTTGAAGCACCTTTTGCCTCCTCTGCTGTTATGGTTCAGGATGCCGCACTTCTTGCAATGCCTGTTTCCTATTTTGTAAATGTTAAAATTAACAATGCCGAGGAAATTAAAAAAGTGAATCAACCTTTCATGTGGATACATGGAACAGATGATGATTTTTTAAGCATTAAAACCCATGGTGAACTGGTATATAGTAACTATTCAGGAAAAAACAGCCAGGCACATCGGATATCAGGTGCAAACCATGGTGATGTGCCTATAGTTTGGGAATTTGAAAATTACTCCAAGGCTATTGCTGAATTCATTGAAAATTGAAAGTGTTTCTGATTAATAATTTTTTTTTAAAGTCGTATGAAAAAATCTCAAATTACAGTAATTCCTGAGTATTTTAATTA
This window harbors:
- a CDS encoding DUF2007 domain-containing protein; protein product: MEKEWVKIYQTDDIHKTELIKAVLKKNDIQSVSLNKKDSSYLSFGEIELYVNTADVLKAMQLLKDF
- a CDS encoding NUDIX domain-containing protein, with translation MINKFNVRVYGLFINKKKEILIIDEYRNGFKFTKFPGGGLEFGEGTIECLERECMEELNQEVRILSHFYTTDFFQQSAFNKKEQLISIYYLMDIEDPYNFKIAEKEFDFKELKEGAESFRIKSLEKIQTDELMFPIDKKVLLMLKEKML
- a CDS encoding alpha/beta hydrolase, which gives rise to MYKNICIAAILLFLTSCLRVDENLFNPDTTITAYKMDEFEGEVDFILDNNYKIPENLVHVFTLDSEGKTIHGIYIGDTAKIKTDTVIMYCHGNKWHMDFYWQRAKLLAHSGHKNRFGVLMIDYTGFGLSKGDPTEQALYENTSSAIEWLKLKGLTSERLVIYGFSLGSAPAINLTANPKALIPAKLIVEAPFASSAVMVQDAALLAMPVSYFVNVKINNAEEIKKVNQPFMWIHGTDDDFLSIKTHGELVYSNYSGKNSQAHRISGANHGDVPIVWEFENYSKAIAEFIEN